The DNA region CGCCTGGAAGCCCGCCGCGGTGAGCACCTGCTGCGCCTCGGGCGACGCGATGTAGGCGACGAAGGCGGCGGCGCCGTCCTTGTTCGGCGCCTTGGCGAGGGAGGCGATCGGGTAGTCGTTCACGGCCTGGGCGGCCTCGGGGAATTCCACGCCGTCGATCTTCGCAGCATCGGCCTTCACGTCGGTGCGGTACACCAGCGACGCGTCGACCTCGCCCAGTTCGACCTTGGTCAGCGCGCCCTTGACGTCCTGCTCCAGCGTGACGGGGGTGAGGGTGACGTTCCCGGCCTTGAGCGCGGTCAGGGCGGCGGCGCCGCAGGGCACCTCCTTCGCGCAGAGCGCGACCTTCACGCCGGGGGCGGCGAGGTCGGCGAGTCCGGCGATGTGCTTGGGGTTGCCCTTGGGGACGGCGATGGCGAGCGTGTTCTTCACGAAGGTCCTGGGCGTGCCGCTCGCGCCGCCCGCGTCGGTGACGGTCTTCATGGTGGCCGGGCTGGCGGCGGCGAAGACGTCGGCGGGGGCGCCCGAGTTGATGCTGGCGGCGAGGGCGGAGCTGCCGCCGAAGTTGAAGGTGACCTTGGCGCCCGGGTTGGCGGCCTCGAACTTCTTGCCGAGCTCGGTGAAGCTCTCCTTGAGCGAGGCGGCGGCGAAGACGGTGACGGCGCCGGAGGCCTTCGGCGCCGTCGCGGCGGCGGTGCCGGGGGAGGCGGGGGCCGAGGTGCCGGTGGCGCCCGCGTTCTTGGAGCCGCCGTCGCTGCCGTCGCTGCTGCAGGCGGCCGTCCCGAGGCCGAGGACGAGGGCCGTGGTGGCGGCGACGGCGAGTCTGCGGGTGTTCATTCCCTTGGTTCCCCTCCTGGACGCGCCGGAAGGGGCGCGGGGTCAACACCGCAGGTGCGGCGATTTCGGTGATTATAGTGCCGCAATTGCGGGCTAAGAGTCGTCTGTTTCATCGCACAGGCGAGGGCGGCCCTGCCTGCCGGGCCCCTGTCGGAAGACGCAAACCCCGGCCGTCCGGCCGCTGGTGCCACGGCCGGTGGGTGCTCGACGGGCGGGTGGTGGGCGTGGGACACGGAGGGGGCGTGCGGGCGGCGGGAGGGAGCGCGTGCGCACGGGGAGGGCGGCCGGGTGCGCGGGGTGTCGAGGGCCGAAAACCCTTCGCGCGCGGGCGGTCCCACAGGTCAGAGTGGCTCCCGTCCGCACGTCCCGCACGTCCCGTACGTCCTGCCGGCCCCCGGGGGCCGGCACGCCGTGCACAGAGCCGGCCGCCCGGTCGGGCCCGGGGGAGGAGTACGTCCATGTCCACGCTGCGAGTCACCGTCGAGCAACTGACCATCCTCGACCATCCGAACGCCGACGCCCTCGAACTCGCCCAGGTCGGCCTCTACCGCGCGGTGGTGGCCAAGGGGGCGTACCGCACCGGCGACTACGCCGTCTACATCCCGGAGCAGGCCGTGCTGCCCGCCCCGCTGATCGAGGAGCTGGGGCTGACCGGCCGGCTGGCCGGCGGGAACGCCGACCGGGTCAAGGCGGTCCGGCTGCGCGGCGAGCTGTCCCAGGGCATCGTCTGCCGGCCCGGCGCCCTGGCGGGCACCGACCTGGAGTCCGCCGCCGGCAGCGGGGAGGACTTCGCCGGGCTGCTGGGCGTCACCAAGTGGCAGCCGCCGATCCCGACCTCGATGAACGGCGAGGTGGTCCGCGCGCCGGACCTGCTGCCGTGGGTGGACATCGAGAACCTCAAGCGCTTCCCGGACGTCTTCACGCCCGGCGAGCCCGTCGTCCTGACCGAGAAGCTGCACGGCAGCTGCTGCCTGGTCACCTACCACGCCGCCACCGGCGAGGTGCAGGTGTCCTCCAAGGGCATCGGGGCCCAGGGGCTCGCGCTGGTCGAGGACGAGCGCAACCTGTACTGGCGGGCGGTTCGGGCGCACGGCATCCCGGCCGTCGCCGCGCGGCTGGCCGAGCGGCTCGGCGCCGAGCGGGTCGGCATCTTCGGCGAGGTCTACGGCGCCGGGGTGCAGGACCTCACCTACGGCGAGTCCGGCCGCACCGAACTCCCCGGCTACGCGGCGTTCGACGTCTCGGCCGTGGTGGACGGGCGGCTGTGCTGGCTGCCGGCGGCCGAACTGCTGGACGGGGAGCTGCCGGTGGTCCCGGAGCTGTGGCGCGGTCCGTTCGAGACCGGGACGGTCCTGGCGCTGGCCCAGGGGCGGGAGTCGGTCTCGGGGCGGGGACTGCACCTGCGCGAGGGTGTGGTGATCAGGCCGGTGACCGAGCGGTACAGCCCGGTGGTGGGCGGGCGCGCGATCGCCAAGGTGGTCAGTGACGCCTACCTGACCCGCAAGGGCGGCACCGAGTACGAGTAGGGCCGGTGCCGGTGCCGGGTGTGGTGGCCCGGGGCGGTGCCGGCCGGGGCGGACGGACACCGGGGGCGCCGCGCTTTCGGTGCGGCGCCCCCGGTGTCGCCTTCGCGGGCGGTCAGCCGCGCGACTGGAACGCGATCCGGGTCCAGCTGGAGCCCGGGCAGTTGCCCCAGACCGCCCACGGCTCGGGCCGGGCGCCGATCCAGAGCCCGGTGCTGGACGTGCCGTTGGCGCAGTACGTGATGGTGCGCAGTTCGCCGGAGTAGATCCGGCAGTTGCCCTCCCAGCGCCAGCCGTAGTCGGCGGTGATGACGCAGCGGTAGGAGGCGGTGATCGCGGTGGGCGACGCGACGCCCGAGCCGGCCGTGATGGTCTGGTCGGCGGCTCGGGGCCGCTCGGGGGCGGGGGCGGGGGCGGCCGGCCGGGCGGCGGCGGGGAGGGCGGTGGTGCCGAGCACGCCGAGGGCGGCGAGCGCCGCCATCCCGAGCTTGGCGATGTTCCGGGCGGTACGACCTGTCATGGCGTTGACTCCTCGCTCATCGGGTGTGGTCCCGCCCGGGAAGCGGGGGAATTCCAATTCCCTTACGCCGCCCGGGTGGTGACGTATTGCACACGAATGACTGCGGACAGTGGGGTGACGAACTATGATGTGATGTGCGTCACAAGCCGGGTGGTCGGTGTCCGCCGCCTGGGCTTTCGGGTGCCGATTTCCGAGGGGAGCGGCATGGATTCCTCGTCAGGCTGTCGGGGTGGGCGGGATCCGGACTCCGGCTCCGGGGGCGATCCGGCCGATTTCGACCGGGTGTTCACGGAATTGCTGCCGCGGCTCCACCGGGCGGCCGTTCAGCTCACCGGGAACCGGTTCGGTGCGGGGGACGTCGTCCACGACGCCTATCTGCGAATAGCCCGCCGTCCCGACCGGTTCCTCCGCCACCCGCAGCCCTACGCCTACGTGTTCACCACGATGGTCAACATCCTTCGCGACGAGTGGCGGCGCGACCGCCGTCGCATGCTCCTCCCGGAGGTGGGGGACGGCGTGGCCGGCCGGGCCGGCCGGGCCGACCCGTCGTGCGGCGGGGTGGGCGAGCTGCAGGCGCACTGGGAGGTGGTCCGGCTGCTGGGCTGCCTGACCGCCAAGCAGGCGCGGGCGGTGCTCCTGGTCGACCTCGACGGGTACGGCCTGGAGGAGGCGGCGCGGCTGCTCGGCGTGCACCGCTCCACCCTGGCGGTCACCCGGCGGCGGGCCCTGGTCCGGCTGCGGGCCGTCCTCGAACGGGAGCGCGAGGCGGGGGTGCCCCCGGCCCGCCTGCCGGCGCCCCGGCCCGAGCCGCCGTCGGAGCCGCCGTCGGAGCCGCGGTCCGACCGGCGGTCCGACCCGCCGTCCGGCCTGCCGTCCGATCCGCCGGACGGGCCCGACGCACCGAACTGACGGCAAGTCAGCTCCTCCGCCGACTCGGCCCGTACGCTGAAAATCGTGATCACGTACGAGGAGCACCGGCTCCGCTCGCTGGCCGATGAAGGCCGTTGGACCGAACTGCTGGGCGCCTACCGGCAGGCCCGGGCCGCCGCCGTCGCCGTCGACGGCCGTTCCGGCCTCGGCCGCCACGGCGGCCTCGCCGACCGCGACGGCCTCGATGGATGTGAGGGCTTCGACGGACGTGACCGCTGCGCCGGGCGGGGCTGGGACGGCACCCGGGCTCCCCTGGGCGGCCCCGTTGGCCCCGTTGGCCCTGTTGGACCCGGTGGCGGCGAGGGTGTCGCCGGTGTCGCCGGTGTCGCAGGTCCGCCGCCCGTGATCGACGACGCCGCCCGGACCCGGGCCGCCGTCGCGACCGCACCCCTCGGCCACCTGATCGCGTACGCCGCACCGCCCGAGGTCGCGGCCCGGCTGTTCGACGCGGACGGCGGTCCGGGTACCGCCGCAGGCGTCCGCGACCACGACGCCGGGCCGCTCTGGGAGGTGCTGGCGACCCGGCACTCCTGGCGGAGGCTGGCCCCGCTGCTCGGTCCGGCGGAGGTGCGGCGGCTGGTCGCGCAGACGCGGGTGCTGCTCGGCGAGGACCTCTCCTACGGCGCCGAGCCGGACCGGGAGGGCGTCCCCCTGCTTCTGGAGTCCTGGGAGGCGGTGGGCTGGGGCGAAGGGGTGAGGGTCAGGGAGTACCTGCCCGGCGGCGGTTCGCGCAGTGCGCTGCTGACCCTGCCCGCCAGCCGGGAGGGCCTCGGCCCGGTGGAGCTTCCCGAGCCGGGGGCGAGGCTTCCCGGGCAGCGGGCCACCCGGGCGCTGGCCGAGCTGGCGGGCTGGGCGGTGGCGGTCTGCGTTCGGGGTCCCGCGCCGTGCGCCGCTGCGCAGCTGGCGCCGGGGCGGCTGGTCACCGGCGGGTACGTGCCGTTCGCGCTCGCCTGCCCGGCGCTGGTCCAGGCGGGTGTCGCGGACCGGGAGCACGGTGCGGCGCACGGGCGGCTGGCGCTCTGGCGGGTGCTGACGGCGATGACCGGGGCGGAGCGTCCGGATCGGTCGGAGGTCAACGCGCTGGTCGCGCGGATGCGGTGCTTCACCTGGGCCGACCCGGCGGACCGGCTGCGGCACCTGCACCTCGTGCTGGAGGATCCGGCGACCGGCCTGAGCTGGGCGGTCAGCGGCTCCGAGGAGGTCTGAGCGGCGGCGTCGGCGGGCGGGGCGGCCACCTCCGGCGGGCGCGGGGCGGGCGTCGGTCCGGAGGACGGACGGGACCCCCGGCCCGGCGCCGTCCGGGGGGTTGGGCGGGGCGCCGGGCCGGGGGAGTCTCAGGGGGGCGGGCCGGGGGTCAGGCGGCCGCCGCCGTGCTCGGGGCGCCGTGCGCGGCCGGGACCGGCTCGGGCGAGGCACCCGGTACGGGAGCCGCTCCCGCACCCGCCGCACCCGCCGACTCCGCACCGTCGGCGGGGCCCGCGTGGGTGTCCACCAGCGTCCGCTCGTCGAACGGCACCGCACCCGTCAGCACCTGCCGGGCCCGCTCGCGGTCGAACTCGCCGGTCCACTGCCCGATCAGGACGGTGGCGACCGCGTTGCCCGCGAAGTTGGTGAGCGCCCTGGCCTCGGACATGAACCGGTCGATGCCGACGATCAGCCCGACGCCGTCCACCAGCGCCGGCTTGTGCGACTGCAGTCCGCCGGCGAGCGTGGCCAGTCCGGCTCCGGTGACCCCGGCCGCGCCCTTGCTGGCGATCACCATGAAGACGAGCAGGGACAGCTGCTCGCCGACCGACATCGGCTTGTCCATGGCCTCGGAGATGAAGATCGAGGCCATGGTGAGGTAGATCGCGGTGCCGTCCAGGTTGAAGCTGTAGCCGGTCGGGACGGTGATGCCGACGACCGGGCGGCTGACGCCCAGGTGCTCCATCTTGGCGATCAGCCGGGGGAGCGCGCTCTCCGAGGAGGAGGTGGAGAGGATCAGCAGGAACTCGCGGCCCAGGTAGCGCAGCAGCGTGAAGACGTTGATCCCGGCGACCAGCCGCAGCAGCGTCCCCAGCACCACGACCACGAACAGGGTGCAGGTCGCGTAGAAGCCGACCATGATGACGGCGAGGCTCTTCAGTGCGGCCGTGCCGGTCGCGCCGACCACGGCCGCCATCGCCCCGAAGGCGCCGACCGGTGCCACCCACATGATCATCGACATGACCCGGAAGACCAGTCGCTGGACGTGCTCCACGCCGCGCAGCACCGGTGCGCCGGCCGGGCCCATCGCCTGCAGCGCGAAGCCGGCCAGCAGGGCGACCAGCAGGGTCTGCAGCACCTTGCCCTCGGTGAGGGCGGAGAGCATGGTGGTCGGGATCATCCCGAGCAGGAAGTCGGCGGTGGACTGCGCGCCCCCGGCGGCGGCCTGGGCGTGGCCGGACTTGGCGAGCGCGCTGGTCAGGTGGAGGCCGCCGCCGGGCTCCAGGAGGTTGCCGACCAGCAGGCCGATGGCGAGCGCGACGGTCGACATGGCGAGGAAGTAGCCGAGCGCCAGGCCGCCGACCTTGCCGACCTTGGCGGCCTTGGTGACCGAGCCGATGCCCAGCACGATGGTGCAGAAGATCACCGGGCTGATCATCATCTTGATCAGGTTGACGAAGCCCGTCCCGATCGGCTTCAGCTCGACGGCGAAGCCGGGCGCGGCCAGCCCGACCACGACGCCCGCGACCACCGCCACGATCACGGCGAGGTAGAGGACGTGGGTGCGGTCCTTCCGTCTGGTGGTCCCGGCCTGCGGCCCTGCTCCGGTGATCGACATCTGCGGCTCCTTCGCCCAGCTGTGCCCTGCGGTCCTGGCGGCCCCGGGTGGTGGGCCGCTCCGACTATGTGGGGTGGAGTGACGGGGGTCACGTTTGCGTTCATAGAGTTCACGTGCCGCGGCCCGCGGCCGGCGGAGTCCCCGGGCGGGCCGCGGAGTCCGGGCACGGGCCGCGGAGTTCGGGCAGGGGCCGGCGCGCCGCGGGCCGTGGTGCACACTGGCAGGCATGTCCGCGCGTACCCTCCCCCCGCCGCGCCGGCTGGTGCGCAGCCTGGCCGGACAGCTCTTCGTCGTGCAGGTCGTCATCGTCGCCGCCGTGGTGGCGGGCGGCGCCGTGCTCGCCTACCTGTTCACCGCCGACCGCACCGAGGACGCGGCCCGCCGCCAGGTCACCGCCGTCGCCCGCGCGGTCGCCGACTCGCCGGCCGTCCTGGCCGCCGTCTCGGGCCCCGATCCGACCGCCGTCCTGCAGCCCTACGCCGAACGGGTGCGGGTGGACACCGGGGTCTCCTTCGTCACCGTGATGGACACGGCGGGCGTCCGCTGGACGCACCCCCTCCCCGAGCAGATCGGCCGGACCTTCCTCGGCCACATCGACTGGGCGCTCGCCGGGGAGACCCGCAGCGAGACCTACACCGGCACGCTCGGCCCCTCGGTGCGGGTGGTCACCCCGGTGCTGGACGAGCGGCACCGGGTGGTCGCGCTGGTGAGCGCGGGCATCACCGTGCAGTCCATCTCGGCCCAGCTGCGCGACCCGCTGCTCTCGCTGGCCGGCGTCGCGGTGGCCGCGCTGGCGGTCGGAGGGTTCGGCACCTACCTCGCCAACTCCCGTCTGCGGCGGCACACCCACGGGATGGGTCCGGCGGAGCTGAGCCACCTCTACGAGTACCACCAGGCCACCCTGCACGCGGTGCGCGAGGGGCTGGTGCTGCTCGACCGCCGCCACCGGGTGGTCCTCTGCAACGACGCGGCCCGCGAACTCCTGGGCCTGGAAGGGGAGCTGGAAGGCCGACCGATCGGGGAGCTGGGTCTGCCGGAGGCGCTGGTCGCCGCCGTGCTGGGTGCGGAGCCGGTCCGGGACGAGGTCCACCTCACCGCCGAGCGGGTCGTGGTGCTCAACGCCTCCACCATCGGTACCGGCCTCGGCCGGGTCATCGCCCTCCGTGACCACACCGAACTTCAGGCGCTGAGCGGTGAGTTGGACTCGGCGCGCGGGTTCGCCGAAGCGCTCGGCGCACAGGCGCACGAGGCCGCGAACCGACTGCACGCCGTCGTCTCGCTGATCGAACTCGGCCGCCACCGCGAGGCGGTGGAGTTCGCCACCGCCGAACTCGCGCTCTCCCAGCGGCTCACCGACCGGGTCGTCGCCGCCGTCGGCGAACCGGTGCTGGCCGCCCTGCTGCTCGGCAAGGCCGCCCAGGCCGCCGAACGGGGCGTGGAGCTGACGCTCACCGCGGACAGCTCTATAGACGACGGCGTGCTGCCGCCCGGGCTGCCCGCCCGCGACCTGGTCACCGTCCTCGGCAACCTGGTCGACAACGCCGTCGACGCGGCGATCGCCGGCGCCGCCGGGAGCCCGGACGCCCCGGAGGTCACCGTGACCGCGCGCATCGACGGCGACCACCTCCTCCTGCGGGTCGCCGACACCGGGGCCGGCATCGACCCGGCGGCCGTGGACGACGCGTTCCGGCGCGGCTGGAGTACCAAGCAGGACGGTCGGGGGCACGGGCTGGGGCTCGCCCTGGTCGCCCAGGCGGCCCGGCGCAACGGCGGCACCGTCGAGGTCGGGCGGGACCGCGGGGCCGTGCTCACCGTCCGGCTCCCGCTCGCCCGGGCGCCCCGGCCGCGCGAGGCGGTGGCGCCGTGAACGCGACCCGGGGGACGCCCCAGGACGGGGCCGCGCACGGACCCGCGAACCCGGCGCCGACTCCGGCCCAGGCTCCGACCCCGGCGCCGACTCCGGCCCAGGCTCCGACCCCGGCTCCGACTCTCGCCCAGGCTCCGGCGGGAGCCGGGCGGCGACCCGAGATCTCCGTCCTCGTGGTGGAGGACGACCCGGTGGCCGCCGCCGCCCACGCCCTGTACGTCGGGCGCGAACCCGGCTTCCGGGCCGTCGGCACCGTCCACGGCTGCGCCGACGCGCTGCGCTTCCTCGACCGCGCCCGTGCCGCCGGCAGGCCCGTCGACCTGACCCTGCTGGACCTCTACCTGCCCGACGGGCACGGCCTCCAGCTGTGCGGCACCCTGCGCGCGGCCGGCCACACCACCGACGTCATCGCCGTCACCTCCGCCCGCGACCTCGCGATGGTCCGCCAGGCGGTGTCGGCCGGGGTCGTCCAGTACCTGCTGAAGCCGTTCGGCGCGGCCGCCCTGCACGACCGGCTGGAGCGCTACGCCCGCTACCGCGACACCGTCGCCCGGGCCGGCGAGGCGACCGGGCAGGACGAGGTGGACCAGGCCCTCGCGCTGCTCCGCACCCCCGAACGCACGGCTCTCCCCAAGGGCTTGAGCGCACCCACGCTCGCCACCGTCGCCGCCGTCCTGCGAGAGACCCGCACCGGGCTCTCGGCCGCCGCGGCCGGCACCGCCGCGGGCGTCTCCCGGATCACGGCCCGCCGCTACCTGGAGCACCTCGTCGACACCGGCCTCGCCGTCCGCGAACCCCGGTACGGCACCGTCGGCCGCCCCGAGCTCTGCTACCGCTGGACGGGCGGGGGAGGGGACGGGATCAGGCCGGGATGAGCATGACCCGCTTGTCGCAGAGCGTCGCCATGTCGTCGATGTCGCCGGTGATCAGCATGACCGGCCCCGGCTGTGCCATCGCCGTCGCCGCGACGACCGCATCGATGGCGTACTTGTGGCCGTGGAGTCCGGCGGAGCGCAGGAGCGCGACGGCCTGATCCGTGAGCGGGCGGGTGACCTCCTCGACGCGGACCCTGGAGATGACGTACTGCCAACGGGGCTGGCGACGTTGGGGATTCATCGCTTCGACCAGCGTCAGCGTGCTGACCACGACCTCGATGTCGTGGCTCCTCGCATGCTCAAGCTGGGCGCTGATCGCAAGGTCGCCGTCGATGGCGAGGGCGAGTCCCTGGCAGTCGAGTACCAGTACGCCCCGGCTCAGCTGGCCCGGGCCTTGTCCGCCTGTTCGGCGAGCCATAGCTCGTACCTCCGCTCGGCTTCCTCGAAGTTCCGGGCGGCCTGGGCCCGTGCGGTGTCGGGGATCTCGCCGAACTGCTCGATCTGGTCGTCGACCAGTTCGGCGAGCCGTCGGCGCTCTATCTGTCTGCGGACGGCGGCCGTCACGAAGGCGCTGAAAGATCCTTTGCCCACAATGGCGCGGACCTCGTCGGCCACGTCCTCGGGCATCGACACGCTGTACTTCTTCACCGGGCGTGAGGCCGGCGCGGCATCCATCGGCTCGGACATGCGGCCAGGTTACCACCGGCGGTGTCAACTCCAGGTTGACCGTGTCGCCCGGACGGGCGGCCGGGTCGCGGTTGCGCCCCCACGGTTCCGGTGTGACCGGGTCTCGCCGCGGCGGACGCGTAACCTCTTGGCCGCACTGGTCGTTGAGGTGACGGGTCGTCCGTCCTCGCGGGCCCCCCGTCACCGATTCGGGTGGTTCCGGCGGCCCCGGGGCGGGGTGGGGGCGGTCTCCGTTCTAAAGTTAGGCTTACCTAACTTTCTGGGAGTCCGCCTTGACGCTCGCCGCCGAGCCCGCCACCGGTCCGACCGTCCCCACCGTCCCCCCGCCCGCCGCTCCTCCCGCCCCCGCCGCAGCCGTCCTGCGCCGCCAGCGGGTCCGCGAGTCCGCCGCCCGCACCTACGCGCGGTCGTTCCCGATCGTCCCGGTGCGCGCCAACGGCATGACCGTCGAGGGCGCGGACGGCCGCCGCTACCTGGACTGCCTCTCCGGCGCCGGCACCCTCGCACTCGGCCACAACCACCCCGTGGTGCTGGAGGCGATCCGCCGCACCCTGGACAGCGGCGCGCCCCTGCACCTGCTCGACATCGCCACCGCCGAGAAGGACGACTTCACCACCGCCCTGTTCGAGAGCCTGCCGCCCGCGTTCGCCGACGGCGCCCGGGTGCACTTCTGCGGACCCGCCGGGACCGACGCCGTCGAGGCCGCGCTCAAACTGATGCAGACCGCGACCGGCCGGGCCGGGGCCCTCGCCTTCACCGGCGCCTACCACGGCATGACCGCCGGCGCCCTCGCGCTCACCGGCAACGTCGCCGTCAAGGAGCCGCTGCCCGGCGGCGGCGAGGTCGTCCGGCTGCCCTACCCGTACGGCTACCGCTGCCCGTTCGGGGTCGGCGGCGAGGCCGGCGCCGACCTGTCCGCCACCTACGTCGAGCGCCTGCTCGACGACCCCTCCGGCGGGGTGGTCCGGCCCGCCGCCATGATCCTGGAGGCCGTGCAGGGCGAGGGCGGCGTCGTCCCCGCCCCCGACGACTGGCTGCGCGCGATGCGCCGGATCACGGCCGAACGCGGCATCCCGCTGATCGTCGACGAGGTCCAGACCGGGGTCGGCCGGACCGGCGCGATGTGGGCCGTCGAGCACAGCGGGATCGTCCCGGACGCGATGGTGCTCTCCAAGGCGATCGGCGGCAGCCTGCCGCTGGCCGTCGTCGTCTACCGCGAGGAGTACGACGGCTGGCGGCCCGGCGCGCACACCGGCACCTTCCGCGGCAACACGCTCGCCATGGCGGCCGGCGCGGCCACCCTGCGGTACGTCACCGCCCACGGCCTGGTGGAACGGGCCGCCACCGTCGGCGCGCGGATGGTCGAGCGGCTGCGCTCGCTCGCCGGGGAGCTCCCGGCGATCGGCGACGTCCGCGGGCGCGGCCTGATGATCGGCGTCGAACTGGTCGACCCCGACGCGGCGCCGGACGGCTGCGGGGCACGCCCGGCCGCGCCCGGACTCGCCGTCCGGGTCCGCGAGGCGTGCCTGGCGCGCGGGCTGATCGTCGAACTCGGGGGGCGGCACGACGCGGTGCTGCGGCTGCTGCCGCCGCTCACCCTCACCG from Kitasatospora sp. NBC_00458 includes:
- the modA gene encoding molybdate ABC transporter substrate-binding protein — its product is MNTRRLAVAATTALVLGLGTAACSSDGSDGGSKNAGATGTSAPASPGTAAATAPKASGAVTVFAAASLKESFTELGKKFEAANPGAKVTFNFGGSSALAASINSGAPADVFAAASPATMKTVTDAGGASGTPRTFVKNTLAIAVPKGNPKHIAGLADLAAPGVKVALCAKEVPCGAAALTALKAGNVTLTPVTLEQDVKGALTKVELGEVDASLVYRTDVKADAAKIDGVEFPEAAQAVNDYPIASLAKAPNKDGAAAFVAYIASPEAQQVLTAAGFQAP
- a CDS encoding RNA ligase (ATP), producing the protein MSTLRVTVEQLTILDHPNADALELAQVGLYRAVVAKGAYRTGDYAVYIPEQAVLPAPLIEELGLTGRLAGGNADRVKAVRLRGELSQGIVCRPGALAGTDLESAAGSGEDFAGLLGVTKWQPPIPTSMNGEVVRAPDLLPWVDIENLKRFPDVFTPGEPVVLTEKLHGSCCLVTYHAATGEVQVSSKGIGAQGLALVEDERNLYWRAVRAHGIPAVAARLAERLGAERVGIFGEVYGAGVQDLTYGESGRTELPGYAAFDVSAVVDGRLCWLPAAELLDGELPVVPELWRGPFETGTVLALAQGRESVSGRGLHLREGVVIRPVTERYSPVVGGRAIAKVVSDAYLTRKGGTEYE
- a CDS encoding diaminobutyrate--2-oxoglutarate transaminase family protein, giving the protein MTLAAEPATGPTVPTVPPPAAPPAPAAAVLRRQRVRESAARTYARSFPIVPVRANGMTVEGADGRRYLDCLSGAGTLALGHNHPVVLEAIRRTLDSGAPLHLLDIATAEKDDFTTALFESLPPAFADGARVHFCGPAGTDAVEAALKLMQTATGRAGALAFTGAYHGMTAGALALTGNVAVKEPLPGGGEVVRLPYPYGYRCPFGVGGEAGADLSATYVERLLDDPSGGVVRPAAMILEAVQGEGGVVPAPDDWLRAMRRITAERGIPLIVDEVQTGVGRTGAMWAVEHSGIVPDAMVLSKAIGGSLPLAVVVYREEYDGWRPGAHTGTFRGNTLAMAAGAATLRYVTAHGLVERAATVGARMVERLRSLAGELPAIGDVRGRGLMIGVELVDPDAAPDGCGARPAAPGLAVRVREACLARGLIVELGGRHDAVLRLLPPLTLTDEQAAAVLDRLADAIAAASAAGAGAGAGAPPGGGVGQGTAAVPGTGGGTGSRAAGSA
- a CDS encoding cation:dicarboxylate symporter family transporter; this encodes MSITGAGPQAGTTRRKDRTHVLYLAVIVAVVAGVVVGLAAPGFAVELKPIGTGFVNLIKMMISPVIFCTIVLGIGSVTKAAKVGKVGGLALGYFLAMSTVALAIGLLVGNLLEPGGGLHLTSALAKSGHAQAAAGGAQSTADFLLGMIPTTMLSALTEGKVLQTLLVALLAGFALQAMGPAGAPVLRGVEHVQRLVFRVMSMIMWVAPVGAFGAMAAVVGATGTAALKSLAVIMVGFYATCTLFVVVVLGTLLRLVAGINVFTLLRYLGREFLLILSTSSSESALPRLIAKMEHLGVSRPVVGITVPTGYSFNLDGTAIYLTMASIFISEAMDKPMSVGEQLSLLVFMVIASKGAAGVTGAGLATLAGGLQSHKPALVDGVGLIVGIDRFMSEARALTNFAGNAVATVLIGQWTGEFDRERARQVLTGAVPFDERTLVDTHAGPADGAESAGAAGAGAAPVPGASPEPVPAAHGAPSTAAAA
- a CDS encoding response regulator; translation: MSVLVVEDDPVAAAAHALYVGREPGFRAVGTVHGCADALRFLDRARAAGRPVDLTLLDLYLPDGHGLQLCGTLRAAGHTTDVIAVTSARDLAMVRQAVSAGVVQYLLKPFGAAALHDRLERYARYRDTVARAGEATGQDEVDQALALLRTPERTALPKGLSAPTLATVAAVLRETRTGLSAAAAGTAAGVSRITARRYLEHLVDTGLAVREPRYGTVGRPELCYRWTGGGGDGIRPG
- a CDS encoding RNA polymerase sigma factor, whose product is MFTELLPRLHRAAVQLTGNRFGAGDVVHDAYLRIARRPDRFLRHPQPYAYVFTTMVNILRDEWRRDRRRMLLPEVGDGVAGRAGRADPSCGGVGELQAHWEVVRLLGCLTAKQARAVLLVDLDGYGLEEAARLLGVHRSTLAVTRRRALVRLRAVLEREREAGVPPARLPAPRPEPPSEPPSEPRSDRRSDPPSGLPSDPPDGPDAPN
- a CDS encoding sensor histidine kinase, translating into MSARTLPPPRRLVRSLAGQLFVVQVVIVAAVVAGGAVLAYLFTADRTEDAARRQVTAVARAVADSPAVLAAVSGPDPTAVLQPYAERVRVDTGVSFVTVMDTAGVRWTHPLPEQIGRTFLGHIDWALAGETRSETYTGTLGPSVRVVTPVLDERHRVVALVSAGITVQSISAQLRDPLLSLAGVAVAALAVGGFGTYLANSRLRRHTHGMGPAELSHLYEYHQATLHAVREGLVLLDRRHRVVLCNDAARELLGLEGELEGRPIGELGLPEALVAAVLGAEPVRDEVHLTAERVVVLNASTIGTGLGRVIALRDHTELQALSGELDSARGFAEALGAQAHEAANRLHAVVSLIELGRHREAVEFATAELALSQRLTDRVVAAVGEPVLAALLLGKAAQAAERGVELTLTADSSIDDGVLPPGLPARDLVTVLGNLVDNAVDAAIAGAAGSPDAPEVTVTARIDGDHLLLRVADTGAGIDPAAVDDAFRRGWSTKQDGRGHGLGLALVAQAARRNGGTVEVGRDRGAVLTVRLPLARAPRPREAVAP